In the genome of Terriglobia bacterium, the window ACCGACGCCAGCTTCTGGGTCTGCTCGTCGACGCCTTTGGTCTGAAAATCCGCGATCGCCACGCGGAACTTGGGAACACCCTTCGTGATATCGATGGACAGGGCTCCTTCCTGTGGCCGAAGAACCCGCAGCCCGAAGGGCACGCCCAGGAAAAGCACCGTGAAAAAACCGGCCAGCCAAAACATCAAGGATCGTTTCATTGGTTAAGTCCCCATGGTCATCTTCGAAAATCAAAAAAACACTCCACGTTCACGCGGCTTCCCGGAAAATCACCGGGCAGCGGCGGCATCGGGCTGGAGGCCTGAATGGAACGGACGGCCATCCCGTCAAAAGACGAAATCCCGCTGGATGACCGCAGGACAATGCTGCTCACCGACCCGTCCTTTTCGATCGTGAAGGAGACAAACACGCGAGGCGCTTCCCGCAGCTGCGCACCCACCATCTGCTCCTGAAAATTGGAACTGATCTTTTGAACGATCGCCCGCGCATACCACGCATAGCGCTCTCCGAAGCCGCCTTCAAACCCCACCCCGCCGCCCGCTCGTCCACCGGCCCGGAACTCCCCATACGAAAAATTCGGCTGGCCGCCACGCCCATAGGGGACCGCATTGTCCGGCTGCTGCAGGTTTTGCCGGCGCTGAGCCTCGCGACGGCGCCGTTCCAGGTTCTTCAGTTCTTCGAGGGCCAAGGCCTTGGTATCATCCACGGGCGCAGGCTTCGGTTTCTTGAAGTCCTTGATCGCTTCCGGGGGGGGTTGGTACAGCCCTTCGTTCTCGCTTGCCACCTTGCTTTCCGTGGGCTGCTCCGGCGCTGGCAGTTTCAGACCGGGTAACTCCCGGATGGCCCGAACGTTGATGGAGTCTCCAATCCCGCCCGCTCCCCCAAACAAGATGTACTTATTGGGAAGGAATCTGGAAAGAAGGGGTCCGCCTATGATGGCCAGAGAGAAAAAGAAGACATGCAGGATCAGGGAAAAGACAAAAGTCCTCTTGATACTGTCTTCCGCGACCGCTGAGAAATAATCGTAAAGCTCGAAGTCTTCGTACATCGTCAACTTAGATGTAGGGATTCAAGATTGA includes:
- a CDS encoding TonB family protein; protein product: MYEDFELYDYFSAVAEDSIKRTFVFSLILHVFFFSLAIIGGPLLSRFLPNKYILFGGAGGIGDSINVRAIRELPGLKLPAPEQPTESKVASENEGLYQPPPEAIKDFKKPKPAPVDDTKALALEELKNLERRRREAQRRQNLQQPDNAVPYGRGGQPNFSYGEFRAGGRAGGGVGFEGGFGERYAWYARAIVQKISSNFQEQMVGAQLREAPRVFVSFTIEKDGSVSSIVLRSSSGISSFDGMAVRSIQASSPMPPLPGDFPGSRVNVECFFDFRR